The following coding sequences are from one Terriglobales bacterium window:
- a CDS encoding EVE domain-containing protein encodes MNYLLKTEASAYSFADLQREQTTIWDGVTNPVAVRNLRNMKSGDHLVIYHTGDEKRAVGTASVVSVDSSDAKNPRVQIKAGKPITQPLSLADIKQKKAFADSPLVRQGRLSVVPLTDEQYKILTGS; translated from the coding sequence ATGAACTATCTCCTAAAAACCGAGGCTTCCGCTTACTCGTTTGCTGACCTTCAGCGCGAACAGACCACCATTTGGGATGGTGTAACCAATCCGGTGGCAGTCAGAAACCTTCGCAACATGAAAAGTGGCGATCACCTTGTGATCTATCACACCGGCGATGAAAAACGAGCTGTAGGCACCGCTTCCGTAGTATCAGTGGATTCATCCGACGCAAAAAATCCCCGAGTACAAATCAAAGCCGGCAAGCCGATTACGCAACCTTTGAGCCTGGCAGACATCAAGCAGAAGAAGGCGTTTGCGGATTCGCCGCTGGTGCGCCAAGGCCGCCTGAGCGTCGTGCCGCTCACCGATGAGCAATACAAGATCCTGACTGGGTCATAG
- a CDS encoding tetratricopeptide repeat protein, which yields MTRSTRITLVLPLVFAFCCTTAAQRPSGGGGGGTPSGGTRTNTPGSTTTLPQPSTGFPNTQTERQILYISGSVVLQDGTAPPEPVAIEKVCGGSAHKEGYTDSKGHYQIQLGQNFELQDVSESGGSGGFGMGSRSVTGNPGSGLGGVNPRELIGCELRAMLPGFQSSTVMIRVEGSFGEIRMDTITMQRLGGGSGTTISLTTMQAPNNAKKAYERAQKAISKENFKDAEKELDKAVLEFPKFAAAWALLGMIHQSSKQLDQATKDYSQAIASDPQYAKPYFGLAVIAANQQNWKDTIRFTDQVNRLAPLAYPEAYFFSGVASFNLGKMDDAERNIRKFLSLDNEHRRPMAVLYLGDILARKQDFAGAVQQAKAYLAIAPNAPNSPSIREKLKQLEELNNTPPKQ from the coding sequence ATGACACGCTCCACCCGCATTACCCTCGTACTTCCGCTGGTTTTTGCATTCTGTTGCACGACGGCGGCACAGCGTCCAAGCGGCGGAGGTGGTGGCGGAACTCCTTCGGGAGGAACGCGAACCAATACACCTGGGAGCACAACGACTCTTCCTCAACCCAGCACCGGATTCCCCAACACTCAAACCGAGAGGCAAATCCTTTACATTTCCGGAAGCGTAGTCCTTCAGGACGGAACGGCGCCTCCTGAACCAGTCGCGATTGAGAAAGTGTGCGGCGGTTCAGCGCATAAAGAGGGTTACACCGACTCCAAAGGACATTACCAGATTCAACTGGGGCAGAATTTTGAGCTACAGGATGTTTCGGAGAGCGGCGGCTCGGGCGGGTTCGGGATGGGAAGCCGTTCCGTCACGGGAAATCCGGGCAGCGGATTGGGCGGAGTTAATCCCCGCGAGTTGATCGGCTGCGAGCTCCGGGCCATGCTACCTGGGTTCCAGTCCAGCACCGTAATGATTCGTGTCGAGGGCAGCTTCGGTGAAATACGGATGGACACCATTACCATGCAGCGCCTTGGAGGAGGCAGCGGCACGACAATCAGCCTCACAACCATGCAGGCGCCGAATAACGCAAAGAAGGCTTACGAAAGGGCGCAGAAAGCAATTTCCAAGGAAAACTTCAAGGACGCCGAGAAGGAACTCGACAAAGCTGTACTGGAGTTTCCCAAGTTCGCAGCGGCGTGGGCGCTGCTTGGCATGATTCACCAGAGTTCGAAACAACTCGACCAGGCGACTAAAGACTACTCGCAGGCCATTGCGTCCGATCCCCAATATGCGAAGCCATATTTCGGTTTAGCGGTGATTGCTGCGAACCAGCAAAACTGGAAGGATACGATCCGCTTCACTGACCAGGTGAACAGACTCGCCCCACTTGCATACCCAGAAGCGTACTTCTTTAGCGGAGTCGCAAGTTTCAATTTGGGCAAGATGGATGATGCGGAACGCAATATTCGCAAGTTCTTGTCGCTCGACAACGAGCATAGGAGACCGATGGCGGTTCTCTATCTTGGCGATATCCTTGCGCGGAAACAGGATTTTGCGGGCGCCGTACAACAGGCCAAAGCTTATCTGGCCATCGCACCCAATGCTCCAAATTCACCAAGCATTCGGGAGAAGCTCAAACAGCTCGAAGAACTGAACAACACTCCTCCGAAGCAATAG